One window from the genome of Micromonospora aurantiaca ATCC 27029 encodes:
- a CDS encoding 2'-5' RNA ligase family protein has product MTQPVAGGVARDVAGSDTAPGGADTIQIGIAVDVPEPWGGLLTRRRVEAGDPLAVPAHVTLLGPTEIPVRALPAVEEHLDRVAAAHLPFTLHLRGTGTFRPVTQVVFVAVAAGISECELLAAAINSAPELRRELRFPYHPHVTVAQDVPPEVLDRAYEDLADFSALFQVDAFTLFSHSGATRWQPRRDFRLGGRS; this is encoded by the coding sequence GTGACGCAGCCGGTGGCCGGAGGGGTGGCGCGCGACGTGGCGGGTAGTGACACGGCGCCGGGCGGCGCGGACACGATCCAGATCGGGATCGCGGTCGACGTCCCCGAGCCCTGGGGCGGGCTGCTCACCCGCCGCCGGGTCGAGGCCGGTGACCCGCTCGCCGTCCCCGCGCACGTCACCCTCCTCGGGCCCACCGAGATCCCGGTACGCGCGCTGCCCGCCGTCGAGGAGCACCTGGACCGGGTCGCCGCCGCGCACCTGCCGTTCACGCTGCACCTGCGCGGCACCGGCACGTTCCGCCCGGTCACCCAGGTGGTGTTCGTGGCGGTGGCGGCCGGGATCAGCGAGTGCGAACTGCTGGCCGCCGCGATCAACTCGGCCCCCGAGCTGCGGCGCGAGCTGCGCTTCCCGTACCACCCGCACGTCACTGTGGCGCAGGACGTGCCGCCCGAGGTGCTCGACAGGGCGTACGAGGACCTGGCCGACTTCTCCGCGTTGTTCCAGGTGGACGCGTTCACGCTGTTCTCGCACAGCGGGGCGACCCGGTGGCAGCCCCGCCGCGACTTCCGGCTCGGCGGCCGGAGCTGA
- a CDS encoding YhjD/YihY/BrkB family envelope integrity protein: MNVFGRIEAAVGRRIDAARGRSSVFDHVWRAGTLYADLLAGRLAAAIAYYGFFAVFALALVAYWIFGAVLRDNEEVSRGAAHFLEENLPFLDPVQIAESSSTVGVVGLVILVFTGIGWVEAIRSSQRLMYGFNQQPGNLVVRRLVDLGVLVAVFVLLFVSVAAVDALESLLRFLLRSTGSVGLTTISALLSVLVNAVLAAALLLAVPRLRMSRRRLRPAILTIAVGITLLNTVGRYYVVRTERNPAYTVVATAVGLLLYLYLLNQLVLFGAALAATSRYGRVVDLAEGGAREVDVEADVLDEETEPGTPGGAG; this comes from the coding sequence GTGAACGTCTTCGGCCGGATCGAGGCGGCGGTGGGGCGCCGCATCGACGCGGCCCGGGGCCGCTCGTCGGTCTTCGACCACGTCTGGCGGGCCGGGACGCTCTACGCCGACCTGCTCGCCGGGCGGCTCGCCGCCGCCATCGCGTACTACGGCTTCTTCGCCGTGTTCGCGCTCGCGCTCGTCGCGTACTGGATCTTCGGCGCGGTGCTGCGCGACAACGAGGAGGTCAGCCGCGGCGCGGCCCACTTCCTGGAGGAGAACCTGCCCTTCCTCGACCCGGTGCAGATCGCCGAGAGCAGCAGCACCGTCGGCGTGGTCGGCCTGGTCATCCTGGTCTTCACCGGCATCGGCTGGGTGGAGGCGATCCGCTCCTCGCAGCGGCTGATGTACGGCTTCAACCAGCAGCCCGGCAACCTCGTGGTGCGGCGGCTTGTCGACCTGGGCGTGCTGGTCGCGGTCTTCGTGCTGCTGTTCGTCTCGGTCGCCGCCGTGGACGCGCTGGAGTCGCTGCTGCGCTTCCTGCTCCGCAGCACCGGCTCGGTGGGCCTGACCACGATCAGCGCGCTGCTGAGCGTGCTCGTCAACGCCGTGCTCGCCGCCGCGCTGCTGCTCGCAGTGCCGCGGCTGCGGATGAGCCGGCGCCGGCTGCGCCCGGCGATCCTGACCATCGCCGTCGGGATCACCCTGCTGAACACCGTGGGGCGTTACTACGTGGTACGCACCGAGCGGAACCCCGCGTACACAGTGGTCGCCACCGCCGTGGGCCTGCTGCTCTACCTCTACCTGCTCAACCAGCTGGTGCTCTTCGGCGCCGCGCTCGCCGCCACCAGCCGGTACGGCCGGGTGGTGGACCTGGCCGAGGGCGGTGCCCGGGAGGTGGACGTGGAGGCGGACGTGCTTGACGAGGAG